A genomic segment from Nicotiana tabacum cultivar K326 chromosome 9, ASM71507v2, whole genome shotgun sequence encodes:
- the LOC107777410 gene encoding hydroxyproline O-arabinosyltransferase NOD3, with product MIPRKNNMGRVSPLLLVLLALGFFFATYNLVAMIIHNKVGRSNSTEEFDPVPKSGLSGLKASGRKFHVALTATDAPYSKWQCRIMYYWYKKMKDRAGSDMGGFTRVLHSGKPDNLMEEIPTFVVDPLPEGLDRGYIVLNRPWAFVQWLEKAPIEEEYILMAEPDHVFANPLPNLVLGDHPAAFPFFYIKPSEHEKIIRKYYPEELGPVTNVDPIGNSPVIIKKSILEKIAPTWMNVSLRMKDDPETDKAFGWVLEMYGYAVASALHGVRHILRKDFMLQPPWDLEVGKRFIIHYTYGCDYNMKGELTYGKIGEWRFDKRSYLRGPPPKNLTLPPPGVPESVVRLVKMVNEATANIPGWETE from the exons ATGATACCAAGAAAGAACAACATGGGTCGGGTTTCCCCATTGTTACTGGTGTTACTCGCATTAGGTTTCTTCTTCGCAACGTACAATTTAGTCGCAATGATAATTCACAACAAGGTCGGTAGAAGTAACAGTACTGAAGAGTTCGACCCGGTTCCGAAATCGGGTCTGTCGGGTTTAAAAGCCAGCGGGCGGAAATTCCACGTGGCATTGACGGCGACCGACGCGCCGTACAGTAAGTGGCAGTGTAGGATCATGTATTATTGGTATAAGAAAATGAAGGATCGGGCTGGATCAGATATGGGTGGGTTTACTCGGGTTTTGCATTCGGGCAAACCCGATAATTTGATGGAGGAGATTCCTACTTTTGTTGTTGACCCCCTTCCTGAAGGATTGGATCGG GGTTATATTGTCCTTAACAGACCCTGGGCTTTTGTTCAATGGCTGGAGAAGGCACCAATTGAAGAAGA ATACATTCTAATGGCAGAGCCCGACCATGTATTTGCAAATCCCTTGCCAAACTTGGTTCTTGGCGATCACCCAGCTGCATTCCCCTTTTTCTACATAAAACCATCTGAACATGAGAAAATTATACGAAAATATTATCCAGAGGAGCTGGGCCCAGTGACTAATGTTGATCCAATTGGAAATTCTCCAGTAATAATTAAAAAG TCCATTTTGGAGAAAATTGCTCCCACATGGATGAATGTTTCCTTGAGGATGAAAGACGATCCAGAAACTGACAAGGCTTTTGGCTGGGTTCTAGAAAT GTACGGCTATGCTGTGGCATCCGCTTTACATGGTGTACGGCACATTCTTCGTAAGGACTTCATGCTACAG CCCCCATGGGATCTGGAAGTTGGCAAGCGGTTCATCATTCATTATACCTATGGATGTGATTATAATATGAAG GGAGAGTTGACATATGGAAAGATTGGTGAATGGAGATTTGACAAAAGATCTTACCTTCGCGgtcctccaccaaagaatctcACTTTGCCCCCTCCAGGGGTTCCCGAAAGTGTG GTAAGATTAGTGAAGATGGTTAACGAAGCTACTGCTAATATCCCTGGATGGGAAACAGAGTGA